The Desulfuromonas versatilis genome has a segment encoding these proteins:
- a CDS encoding phosphatase PAP2 family protein — MSERANLDHGFWLWHAGLPLLLFGALAAVFELSDWDLILSDRFFDAARGGWYLKHSWWADGLIHRGGKYLVLATALGALGLWLGSYRWAELLRFRHGALFMVLCIALGTGLVAAGKATINRHCPWDYQRYGGKVPYVRLFESPVPGHKTGHGFPAGHASGGFALTGSYFLFRRRRPRLALLGLGAGLALGGVFGFGQLVRGAHFASHNLYSVILCWLVSLGLYAGGFSGRLHPPQAQGEAARPRGKIPAP; from the coding sequence ATGAGCGAAAGAGCGAACCTCGACCACGGTTTCTGGCTGTGGCACGCCGGCCTGCCGCTGCTACTGTTCGGGGCGCTGGCGGCCGTCTTCGAGCTCAGCGACTGGGACCTGATCCTCTCGGACCGGTTTTTCGATGCGGCCCGCGGCGGCTGGTATCTCAAGCACAGCTGGTGGGCCGACGGGCTCATCCATCGGGGCGGCAAGTACCTGGTGCTGGCGACGGCGCTCGGGGCGCTGGGGTTGTGGCTGGGATCGTATCGTTGGGCCGAGTTGCTGCGCTTTCGCCATGGAGCCCTGTTCATGGTGCTGTGCATCGCCCTGGGCACGGGGCTGGTTGCCGCAGGCAAGGCGACCATCAACCGTCACTGCCCCTGGGATTACCAACGTTACGGCGGCAAGGTCCCCTATGTGCGCCTGTTCGAGTCCCCTGTCCCCGGCCACAAAACCGGTCACGGCTTTCCCGCCGGGCACGCCTCGGGGGGCTTTGCCCTGACGGGAAGCTATTTTCTGTTTCGCCGCCGCCGGCCGCGCCTGGCGCTGCTGGGGCTCGGCGCCGGCCTGGCCCTGGGCGGGGTGTTCGGTTTCGGCCAACTGGTGCGCGGGGCCCACTTCGCCTCGCATAACCTCTACTCGGTGATTCTCTGCTGGCTGGTCAGCCTGGGTCTGTACGCCGGTGGGTTCTCGGGGCGGCTCCATCCCCCGCAGGCTCAAGGCGAGGCTGCCCGGCCTCGAGGGAAAATCCCGGCGCCGTAG
- a CDS encoding peptidase U32 family protein, with amino-acid sequence MVHPELLAPAGDLEKLVTALDFGADAVYAGGELFGLRAHAGNLSLPQLEQARELTAKRGRKLYLTLNAHLRPAELDALAEYLERLRPLELDAYIVSDPGVLAMVRELDPERPLHLSTQANTTNPAAVRFWQQAGVQRVNLARELTLEEIRAVRQACGVELEVFIHGAMCVAWSGRCLLSAALTGRSANRGTCAHPCRWGYALVEQSRPGQYFPVEEDGRGTYIMNSRDLCLIDHLPALIGAGVHSLKIEGRMKSRYYVAAVTRVYRAALDRYLDDPEGFTLDPLWRHELDMVSHRPYDTGFLFGGDGAVVHPEDSTYRRSHDFVGVVLEAGQAGRFLVQGRNRFFPGETLELIGPQMRQAAFVAGELHSEAGDPLAAGQPNARILMALPQDARPGDLLRRDGKGRE; translated from the coding sequence ATGGTCCATCCTGAACTTTTGGCCCCGGCGGGGGACCTGGAAAAGCTGGTCACCGCCCTGGATTTTGGTGCCGACGCGGTCTACGCCGGCGGCGAACTGTTCGGCCTGCGCGCCCACGCCGGAAACCTGAGCCTGCCCCAGCTCGAGCAGGCAAGGGAGCTGACGGCCAAAAGGGGGCGCAAGCTCTACCTGACCCTCAACGCCCACCTGCGCCCCGCCGAGCTGGATGCCCTGGCGGAATATCTCGAACGGTTGCGCCCCCTCGAGCTCGATGCCTACATCGTCTCCGACCCCGGGGTGCTGGCCATGGTCCGGGAGCTCGACCCCGAGCGCCCCCTGCACCTCTCCACCCAGGCCAACACCACCAATCCGGCGGCGGTGCGGTTCTGGCAGCAGGCCGGGGTGCAGCGGGTCAACCTGGCCCGGGAGCTGACCCTGGAGGAGATCCGGGCGGTCCGGCAGGCCTGCGGGGTCGAACTGGAGGTCTTCATCCACGGCGCCATGTGCGTCGCCTGGTCCGGGCGCTGCCTGCTCTCGGCCGCCCTGACCGGGCGCAGCGCCAACCGCGGCACCTGCGCCCACCCCTGCCGCTGGGGTTACGCGCTGGTGGAGCAGAGCCGGCCGGGGCAGTATTTCCCCGTTGAGGAGGACGGCCGGGGGACCTACATCATGAACAGCCGCGACCTCTGCCTGATCGACCACCTGCCGGCGCTGATCGGGGCCGGGGTGCACAGCCTGAAGATCGAGGGGCGCATGAAGAGCCGCTACTACGTGGCGGCGGTCACCCGGGTCTACCGGGCCGCCCTCGACCGCTACCTGGACGATCCCGAAGGGTTCACCCTTGACCCGCTGTGGCGCCACGAACTCGACATGGTCAGCCACCGCCCCTATGACACCGGATTTCTGTTCGGCGGCGACGGAGCGGTGGTGCACCCGGAGGATTCCACCTACCGCCGCAGCCACGATTTCGTCGGCGTGGTCCTCGAGGCGGGCCAGGCCGGCCGGTTCCTGGTGCAGGGGCGCAACCGCTTCTTCCCCGGCGAAACCCTGGAGCTGATCGGTCCGCAGATGCGCCAGGCCGCCTTCGTGGCCGGTGAGCTGCACAGCGAGGCGGGCGATCCGCTGGCGGCCGGGCAGCCCAACGCCCGCATCCTCATGGCGCTGCCCCAGGACGCCCGCCCCGGCGACCTGCTGCGCCGCGACGGTAAAGGCCGGGAATGA
- a CDS encoding metallophosphoesterase family protein: protein MFGWWRSSQRSALPGAQPPDVPEAGRLLAVGDIHGCLEQLKGLLERVRPSPEDRVVFLGDYIDRGPDPRGVVEFLLEFGRKFPRSVFLKGNHEAMLLDFLADREQFPFLLNGGEATLESYREAGKVRIPKEHLDFFESLPCSFETDAFIFVHAGLRPGLSLHAQREQDMLWIRDEFLASDYDWGKIVVFGHTPLREALLSRNKIGLDTAAVYGRHLSCCDVERRQLWRYP, encoded by the coding sequence ATGTTCGGATGGTGGAGGTCATCGCAGCGCAGCGCGCTGCCGGGCGCGCAGCCGCCCGATGTTCCAGAGGCAGGCCGGCTTCTGGCGGTGGGGGATATCCACGGCTGCCTGGAGCAGCTCAAAGGGCTACTCGAGCGGGTACGCCCCAGCCCTGAGGACCGCGTGGTGTTTCTCGGCGACTACATCGACCGTGGCCCCGATCCCCGGGGGGTGGTGGAGTTTCTGCTGGAGTTCGGCAGAAAATTTCCCCGCAGCGTCTTTTTGAAGGGAAACCACGAGGCGATGCTGCTCGATTTTCTGGCGGATCGGGAGCAGTTCCCGTTCCTGCTCAACGGCGGCGAGGCCACCCTGGAGAGCTACCGCGAGGCCGGAAAGGTGCGCATCCCGAAAGAACACCTCGATTTTTTCGAGAGCCTCCCCTGCAGCTTCGAGACCGATGCCTTCATCTTCGTCCACGCCGGGCTGCGCCCGGGGCTTTCGCTGCACGCCCAGCGGGAGCAGGACATGCTCTGGATCCGCGACGAGTTTCTCGCCTCGGACTACGACTGGGGCAAGATCGTCGTCTTCGGGCACACCCCGCTGCGCGAAGCGCTGCTGAGCCGAAACAAGATCGGCCTCGACACGGCGGCGGTTTACGGGCGCCACCTGAGCTGCTGCGACGTGGAACGGCGCCAGCTGTGGCGCTATCCGTAA
- a CDS encoding LTA synthase family protein: protein MMSRLPIGRLSLLVPLSGAYLAVSALLRLVLWWKFGPAAQVGLAEMGPILLFGLVNDLIALLYVNAPAACYLLLVPGRLLRAPWHRRLVAVGVFATLFAMLYLGAAEYFFFEEFDSRFNLVAVDYLIYPHEVLVNIWDSYPVLPVVLADLAVAGLLFRRLWPMVKQSLAAPQRFADRLKLIGVYALILSLAAVRFSTDSFAFSSNRVSNQLACNGISSLFRAFRTNELSYDAFYRTLDHERAFRLVRENLSADGDGFNSPQLEDLDRSHAARPEGLGRMNVVVIVEESLSAKYVGVYGDGSDLTPNFDRLSRAGLLFDHAYATGTRTVRGLEAITTSLPPIPSESILKRPGSEGIANWGEVMRENGYRTSFLYGGYGYFDNMNHFYQSNGFSISDRTEIPQPRFANIWGVSDEDLFDHAMDYFDGIHGQGEPFFSIIMTTSNHKPFTFPSGVEGIPAKGGGRRDGVRYADYALGRFFDQSPVHPWFENTLFVIVADHCARVYGRAQVPVRNYEIPLLLYAPGRLAAGRIETATSQIDIAPTVLGLLGLPYTAPFYGRDVLAERAGSGRPIMLNHNHDVALFQDERLVVLGLNRQAQVFDYDREQNRQLPAADDPALVDLATAYYQTAFELFKAHRYQ from the coding sequence ATGATGTCCCGTTTGCCCATCGGCCGATTGTCCCTGCTGGTGCCCCTCTCAGGGGCCTACCTTGCGGTATCCGCCCTGCTCCGGCTGGTCCTGTGGTGGAAATTCGGCCCCGCGGCCCAGGTGGGCCTGGCGGAAATGGGGCCGATCCTGCTGTTCGGCCTGGTCAACGACCTGATCGCCCTGCTGTATGTCAACGCCCCGGCGGCCTGCTACCTGCTGCTGGTACCCGGGCGGCTGCTGCGCGCCCCCTGGCACCGGCGCCTGGTCGCCGTGGGGGTTTTTGCCACCCTGTTCGCCATGCTGTACCTGGGGGCGGCGGAATATTTCTTTTTCGAGGAGTTTGATTCCCGTTTCAACCTGGTTGCGGTGGACTATCTCATCTACCCCCACGAGGTGCTGGTCAACATCTGGGATTCCTACCCGGTGCTGCCGGTGGTCCTGGCGGACCTGGCCGTGGCGGGGCTGTTGTTCCGCCGGCTCTGGCCGATGGTCAAGCAGAGTTTGGCTGCGCCGCAGAGGTTTGCGGACCGGCTCAAGCTGATCGGCGTCTACGCCCTGATCCTGTCGCTGGCCGCGGTTCGCTTCTCCACCGATTCCTTTGCTTTTTCCAGCAACCGGGTCAGCAATCAGTTGGCCTGTAACGGCATCAGCAGCCTGTTTCGGGCCTTTCGGACCAACGAACTCAGTTACGACGCCTTTTACCGCACCCTCGATCACGAGCGGGCTTTTCGCCTGGTGCGGGAGAATCTTTCCGCCGACGGCGACGGTTTCAACAGCCCGCAGTTGGAGGATCTCGACCGCAGTCACGCGGCGCGTCCCGAGGGTTTGGGTCGGATGAACGTGGTGGTGATCGTCGAGGAGTCGTTGAGCGCCAAGTACGTCGGTGTCTATGGCGACGGCAGCGATCTGACCCCCAATTTCGACCGGTTGAGTCGCGCGGGGCTGCTCTTCGACCATGCCTACGCCACCGGCACCCGCACCGTGCGGGGGTTGGAGGCGATCACCACCTCGTTGCCGCCGATACCCAGCGAGTCGATCCTCAAGCGCCCGGGCAGCGAGGGGATCGCCAACTGGGGCGAGGTGATGCGGGAGAACGGCTATCGCACCAGCTTTCTCTATGGCGGATACGGGTACTTCGACAACATGAACCATTTCTACCAAAGCAACGGCTTCTCCATCAGCGACCGCACCGAGATCCCCCAGCCACGCTTCGCCAACATCTGGGGGGTGAGCGACGAAGACCTGTTCGACCATGCCATGGATTATTTCGACGGCATCCATGGGCAGGGGGAGCCCTTTTTCTCCATCATCATGACCACCTCCAATCACAAGCCCTTCACCTTCCCCTCGGGTGTCGAGGGGATTCCCGCCAAGGGGGGAGGGCGGCGCGACGGGGTACGCTACGCCGATTACGCTCTGGGCCGGTTTTTCGACCAGTCCCCCGTTCACCCCTGGTTCGAAAACACCCTGTTCGTGATCGTGGCCGACCACTGTGCCCGGGTCTACGGCCGGGCCCAGGTGCCGGTGCGCAATTACGAAATCCCCCTGCTGCTTTACGCCCCGGGCAGGCTCGCCGCCGGGCGGATCGAAACGGCGACCAGCCAGATCGACATCGCGCCGACGGTCCTCGGCCTGCTCGGTCTGCCTTACACGGCCCCCTTCTACGGCCGGGACGTCCTGGCAGAGCGGGCGGGCAGCGGGCGGCCGATCATGCTCAATCACAACCACGACGTGGCGCTGTTCCAGGATGAGCGCCTGGTGGTGCTGGGGCTCAACCGGCAGGCGCAGGTCTTCGACTACGATCGCGAGCAGAATCGGCAGCTTCCGGCGGCGGACGATCCCGCCCTGGTCGACCTGGCTACCGCCTATTACCAGACGGCCTTCGAGCTGTTCAAGGCGCATCGCTACCAATGA
- a CDS encoding LTA synthase family protein, protein MSKPFRQIREFFPPEALFTAGLYLVFLIGFALLRLLLLVSNGNLGKTVPTGELLQSFWVGLRFDLAIGSYLLIPLFLALLLLRGRAKSLVLVPFSLLAAALLLLGVAEAEFYREFESRFNALVFEYLSHPATVGGMIWDGYPVVRYLLLWALLAALFLWSVGRLRRRFLVGCESPATPRAALLRTMGATVMLTLMVFASRGGFASEPLRWGDAFFSGSTFANHLALNGIFTLGRSGWDKLYGKQAFWTEAVPADQALSTTREMLALEGETPLYDEQHPLLRSETAPTSTIPLKSYPGRPVNVVVILMESFSGRFVGALGSPADLTPEFDRLAGEGILFERAFSSGTHTHQGVYASLTSFPNLPGYEYLMKMMEANQEFSSLPTLLERDGYQTVFLYNGLFSWDNKEGFFRQHGMQRFIGTEDYANPSFRDPLWGVGDYDVFMRANEEFRDMDKQGPFFGAILTLSNHQPYNLPDPLPFEPIRTGDHLEGRYNAMHYADWSLGQFFAKARQEEYFDRTLFVITGDHGFGVPPMITGMQLERFHVPLLFYAPGLLGDEGLRRRTVASQVDIGPSIFGLLGMSDPHQGWGRNLFSPALRDPGFAVIKPSGGEERVALIEDDRLLLVAPKETPKLYRFDLGFPPQSSADQYREERGLAKQMEQRLLSYVQTGILSLRGRKLGVPETGHPATAHRD, encoded by the coding sequence ATGTCGAAACCCTTTCGTCAAATCAGGGAATTCTTTCCCCCCGAGGCGCTGTTTACAGCCGGGCTTTATCTGGTTTTCCTCATCGGCTTCGCGCTGCTGCGCCTGCTGCTGCTGGTCAGCAACGGCAACCTGGGGAAAACCGTCCCGACGGGGGAGCTGCTGCAGAGCTTCTGGGTCGGCCTGCGCTTCGACCTGGCCATCGGCTCCTATCTGCTGATCCCCCTGTTCCTGGCCCTGTTGCTGCTGCGCGGCCGGGCCAAGAGCCTGGTCCTGGTCCCCTTCAGTCTGCTCGCCGCCGCCCTGCTGCTGCTCGGGGTGGCCGAGGCCGAGTTCTATCGCGAGTTCGAAAGTCGCTTCAACGCCTTGGTTTTCGAGTATCTCAGCCACCCCGCTACCGTCGGCGGGATGATCTGGGATGGCTACCCGGTGGTTCGTTACCTGCTGCTCTGGGCGCTGCTGGCGGCACTGTTCCTCTGGTCCGTCGGTCGGTTGCGGCGACGCTTTCTGGTCGGCTGCGAATCTCCGGCCACCCCCCGCGCCGCGCTGCTGCGCACCATGGGGGCCACCGTCATGCTCACCCTGATGGTTTTCGCCAGCCGCGGCGGCTTCGCCAGTGAACCGCTGCGCTGGGGGGACGCCTTCTTCTCCGGCTCCACCTTCGCCAACCACCTGGCCCTGAACGGCATCTTCACCCTGGGGCGCAGCGGCTGGGACAAGCTCTACGGCAAGCAGGCCTTCTGGACCGAGGCCGTCCCCGCCGACCAGGCCCTGAGCACCACCCGGGAAATGCTGGCTCTCGAAGGCGAGACCCCGCTCTACGACGAACAGCACCCCCTGCTGCGCAGCGAGACGGCGCCTACTTCCACCATCCCCCTGAAGAGCTACCCGGGCAGACCGGTCAACGTGGTGGTGATCCTCATGGAGAGCTTTTCCGGGCGCTTCGTCGGCGCGCTGGGCTCGCCGGCCGACCTGACCCCCGAGTTCGACCGGCTGGCGGGCGAGGGGATCCTGTTCGAGCGGGCCTTCTCCAGCGGCACCCACACCCACCAGGGGGTCTACGCCTCGCTGACCTCCTTTCCCAACCTGCCGGGCTACGAGTACCTGATGAAGATGATGGAGGCCAACCAGGAGTTCTCCTCGCTGCCGACCCTGCTCGAGCGCGACGGCTACCAGACGGTTTTCCTCTACAACGGGCTGTTCTCCTGGGACAACAAGGAAGGGTTCTTCCGCCAGCACGGCATGCAGCGCTTCATCGGCACCGAGGATTACGCCAACCCGAGCTTTCGCGACCCGCTCTGGGGGGTGGGCGACTACGACGTGTTCATGCGGGCCAACGAGGAGTTCCGCGATATGGACAAGCAGGGGCCGTTCTTCGGCGCCATCCTGACTTTGTCCAACCACCAGCCCTACAACCTGCCCGATCCGCTCCCCTTCGAGCCGATCCGCACGGGTGATCACCTGGAGGGGCGCTACAACGCCATGCACTACGCCGACTGGTCGCTGGGCCAGTTCTTCGCCAAGGCCCGCCAGGAGGAGTATTTCGACCGCACCCTGTTCGTCATCACCGGCGACCACGGCTTCGGAGTCCCGCCGATGATCACCGGCATGCAGCTCGAGCGCTTCCATGTCCCGCTGCTCTTCTATGCGCCGGGGCTGCTCGGCGACGAGGGGCTGCGCCGCCGGACCGTGGCCAGCCAGGTGGACATCGGGCCGAGCATTTTCGGCCTGCTTGGGATGAGCGACCCGCACCAGGGGTGGGGGCGCAACCTCTTTTCGCCCGCCCTGCGCGACCCCGGTTTCGCGGTGATCAAGCCTTCGGGGGGTGAGGAGCGGGTGGCGCTGATCGAGGATGACCGGCTGCTGCTGGTGGCGCCCAAGGAGACCCCCAAACTCTACCGCTTCGATCTCGGCTTTCCGCCGCAAAGCTCCGCCGATCAATACCGGGAGGAGCGGGGCCTGGCCAAGCAGATGGAGCAGCGCCTGCTCTCCTACGTGCAGACCGGGATACTTTCCCTGCGCGGCCGCAAGCTGGGGGTGCCGGAGACCGGCCATCCCGCCACGGCCCACCGTGACTGA
- a CDS encoding sigma-54-dependent transcriptional regulator gives MAHILVVDDEKNYRTVLGQLLADEGHRVSTADNPFAALELLSREQVALILSDLKMPRMNGLEFLQRVQADFGAIPFVMLTAFATVETALETMKAGAFDYLLKPFNNQEILLVVEKALAYARLESENDALRRQLKQSVEHEILGRSPAIRRLLEDISRVAPARTSVLITGETGTGKELVARALHRASPREAGPLVTVNCAAFAETLLESELFGHERGAFTGASERKRGLLEVADGGTLFLDEIGEFPLPLQAKLLRVLQERRFRRVGGTAEIESDVRIITATHRDLREMIAAGGFREDLFYRLNVVTLQVPPLREHPEDIPLLATEFLRRFAGELGRPVADLAPPTLEALQRHGWPGNVRELQNVIERGMLFCTGNALQPEDLPEPLGTPREQAGALPWLTLGRPLPELLEEVEGELIRKALVSARGVQAQAAELLGISRSNLQYKLKKYRLE, from the coding sequence ATGGCCCACATCCTGGTCGTTGACGACGAGAAGAACTACCGCACCGTGCTGGGGCAGCTGCTTGCCGACGAGGGGCACAGGGTTTCCACCGCCGACAACCCTTTTGCCGCCCTGGAGCTGCTCTCCCGGGAGCAGGTGGCGCTGATCCTCTCGGACCTGAAGATGCCGCGGATGAACGGTCTCGAGTTTTTGCAGCGGGTGCAGGCGGATTTCGGCGCGATCCCCTTTGTCATGCTGACCGCCTTCGCCACCGTGGAGACCGCCCTGGAGACGATGAAGGCCGGGGCCTTCGACTACCTGCTCAAGCCCTTCAATAACCAGGAAATCCTGCTGGTGGTGGAAAAGGCCCTGGCCTACGCACGACTCGAATCGGAAAACGACGCCCTGCGCCGCCAGCTGAAGCAAAGCGTGGAGCACGAAATACTCGGCAGGAGCCCGGCTATCCGCAGGCTGCTGGAGGATATCTCCCGGGTGGCCCCGGCCAGGACCTCGGTGCTGATCACCGGGGAAACCGGCACCGGCAAGGAGCTGGTCGCCCGGGCCCTGCACCGGGCCAGTCCCCGGGAAGCCGGCCCGCTGGTCACGGTAAACTGCGCCGCCTTCGCCGAGACCCTGCTGGAGAGCGAACTGTTCGGCCATGAACGGGGCGCCTTCACCGGTGCGTCCGAACGCAAGCGTGGGCTGCTCGAGGTGGCCGACGGCGGCACGCTGTTTCTCGATGAAATCGGCGAGTTCCCCCTGCCGCTGCAGGCCAAGTTGCTGCGGGTGCTGCAGGAGCGGCGCTTTCGGCGGGTGGGCGGTACCGCCGAGATCGAAAGCGACGTGCGCATCATCACCGCAACCCATCGCGACCTGCGGGAGATGATCGCTGCGGGGGGGTTCCGCGAGGACCTGTTCTACCGGCTCAACGTGGTGACCCTGCAGGTCCCGCCCCTGCGCGAGCACCCCGAAGACATTCCTCTGCTGGCCACCGAGTTTCTGCGCCGCTTCGCCGGCGAACTGGGCCGGCCGGTTGCCGACCTGGCCCCGCCGACCCTGGAGGCTCTGCAGAGGCACGGCTGGCCGGGCAACGTCCGTGAGCTGCAGAACGTCATCGAGCGGGGGATGCTGTTCTGCACCGGCAATGCCCTGCAACCCGAAGACCTGCCGGAACCCCTCGGGACGCCGCGGGAGCAGGCAGGAGCGCTGCCCTGGCTGACGCTGGGACGCCCCCTGCCGGAGCTGCTCGAGGAGGTCGAAGGCGAGCTGATCCGCAAGGCCCTGGTCAGTGCCCGGGGGGTCCAGGCCCAGGCCGCCGAGCTGCTCGGCATCAGCCGCAGCAACCTGCAGTACAAGCTGAAAAAATACCGGCTCGAATGA
- a CDS encoding diacylglycerol/lipid kinase family protein — translation MHRKNQGRIRLIANPIAGGNARQKIDQAAAWLRRQGREVEVLLTGARGDAREFARQAPQAGCDLVIAAGGDGTLNEVINGLAPSAIPLAFIPLGTTNVFALEVGIPFDIEAACRIALEGEPRPVCLGLAGDTRFLLMAGVGFDADAVFRVSSKLKRRTGKFAYLVSAVSALLAGPFAPIEVETEQGERLRGYNLVVGNGRFYGGRFSITPGASLYEDTLEACLFLRPGRLRFLGSALKIALGARLPAEEARIFKTRHLEVAGAGLAVQIDGDFHGRLPMTIRALPGELRMVLPTGA, via the coding sequence ATGCATCGGAAAAACCAGGGGCGGATCCGCCTGATCGCCAACCCCATCGCCGGGGGCAATGCCCGGCAGAAAATCGACCAGGCAGCCGCCTGGCTGCGCCGGCAGGGCCGCGAGGTCGAGGTGCTGCTCACCGGAGCCCGGGGCGATGCCCGCGAGTTTGCCCGCCAGGCCCCTCAGGCGGGGTGCGACCTGGTCATCGCCGCCGGCGGCGACGGCACCCTCAACGAGGTGATCAACGGGCTTGCTCCCTCGGCGATTCCCCTGGCGTTCATTCCGCTGGGGACCACCAACGTCTTCGCCCTGGAAGTCGGCATCCCCTTCGACATCGAGGCGGCCTGCCGCATCGCCCTGGAGGGGGAGCCGCGCCCGGTCTGTCTCGGGCTGGCCGGCGACACCCGGTTTCTGCTCATGGCCGGGGTCGGCTTCGACGCCGACGCCGTGTTTCGGGTCAGCTCCAAACTTAAGCGCCGTACCGGCAAGTTCGCCTACCTGGTCAGCGCCGTATCCGCGCTGCTGGCCGGCCCCTTCGCCCCCATCGAGGTCGAGACCGAACAGGGCGAGCGGCTGCGGGGCTACAACCTGGTAGTCGGCAACGGCCGGTTCTACGGCGGCAGGTTCTCCATCACCCCGGGAGCCTCCCTTTACGAGGATACCCTGGAGGCCTGCCTGTTTTTGCGCCCCGGGCGGCTGCGTTTTCTGGGCAGCGCCCTGAAGATCGCCCTGGGCGCCCGCCTGCCGGCCGAGGAGGCGCGGATCTTCAAGACCCGACACCTGGAGGTGGCCGGCGCTGGCCTGGCGGTGCAGATCGACGGCGATTTCCACGGCCGGCTCCCCATGACCATCCGGGCCCTGCCCGGCGAGCTGCGCATGGTGCTGCCCACCGGGGCCTAA
- a CDS encoding two-component system sensor histidine kinase NtrB, which translates to MTPTRSFQPLTLAQSGTLLFLLILLFLFARGPYLVYGGASFCLLAAYHVLTDHRFGTEQIRAAGLLIPHIGIYLLICTIVIWTTTGESESPYWVIYMLPIAAAASSMGLRGVLTTCAAASLLFLSQVPAEMYLDPKERHEEIPELMMFFIALFIVGVLIQAIVAQNRRQLEVQKGLNEKLLANQQALQESLARLEAAEESLRRKERLAALGEMSAGLAHEIRNPLGIVSSSAQLLGRKINQPPAGVGELLDIIQEETARLNGLVSDFLSFGRPAPPNRRRCDLQAEVLRAVEHVRGVAEQKGIVLAGPEPTAPQQASVDPEQLQQVLLNLLLNAIDATPAGGRVEARVSRLEGAACIEIRDTGCGIPAEIRSQIFDPFFTTKEKGTGLGLANASRIVDSHGGELKVDSTPDAGSVFFVILPLEA; encoded by the coding sequence ATGACTCCAACCCGCTCCTTTCAACCGCTTACCCTGGCCCAGAGCGGCACCCTGCTGTTTCTGCTGATCCTGCTGTTTCTCTTCGCCCGGGGACCGTACCTGGTGTACGGCGGGGCCTCCTTTTGCCTGCTCGCCGCCTACCACGTTCTGACCGACCATCGCTTCGGCACCGAACAGATCCGTGCCGCCGGCCTGCTCATCCCCCACATCGGCATCTACCTGCTGATCTGCACCATCGTCATCTGGACCACCACCGGCGAATCGGAAAGTCCCTACTGGGTCATCTACATGCTGCCCATCGCCGCCGCGGCTTCGAGCATGGGCCTGCGCGGCGTGCTGACCACCTGCGCAGCCGCCTCGCTGCTGTTTCTCAGCCAGGTTCCCGCCGAGATGTACCTAGATCCCAAGGAGCGCCACGAAGAGATCCCCGAGCTGATGATGTTCTTCATCGCCCTGTTCATCGTCGGGGTGCTCATCCAGGCCATCGTTGCCCAGAACCGCCGCCAGCTCGAAGTTCAGAAAGGGCTGAACGAAAAGCTGCTGGCCAACCAGCAGGCCCTGCAGGAATCCCTGGCCCGGCTCGAGGCCGCCGAGGAAAGCCTGCGCCGCAAGGAACGCCTGGCCGCCCTCGGTGAGATGTCCGCGGGGCTGGCCCACGAAATCCGCAACCCGCTGGGGATCGTCTCCTCCTCGGCCCAACTGCTGGGGAGAAAAATCAATCAGCCGCCGGCAGGGGTGGGGGAACTGCTCGATATTATCCAGGAGGAGACGGCCCGGCTCAACGGCCTGGTGAGCGACTTTCTCAGTTTCGGCCGGCCTGCCCCGCCCAACCGACGCCGGTGCGATCTCCAGGCCGAGGTGCTGCGGGCCGTGGAGCACGTTCGGGGTGTCGCGGAACAAAAGGGGATTGTCCTGGCCGGGCCCGAGCCGACCGCGCCCCAGCAGGCGAGTGTCGATCCCGAGCAGTTGCAGCAGGTTCTGCTCAACCTGCTGCTCAATGCCATCGACGCCACCCCTGCCGGGGGGCGGGTGGAGGCCAGGGTCTCCCGGCTCGAGGGGGCGGCCTGCATCGAGATTCGCGATACCGGCTGCGGCATCCCGGCGGAGATCCGCTCGCAGATTTTCGACCCTTTTTTCACCACCAAGGAGAAAGGGACCGGGCTGGGGCTGGCCAATGCCAGCCGCATCGTCGACAGCCACGGAGGAGAGCTGAAGGTCGACAGCACCCCGGATGCCGGCTCGGTCTTCTTTGTAATCCTGCCGCTGGAGGCGTAA
- a CDS encoding NUDIX hydrolase, whose product MATNKRDIFQGRIVSLGIEEHALPDGRVADFEIVRHPGGAAVLPLLADGRIVLIRQYRPAGGGMVWEIPAGRLEPGEPPSDCVARELQEEVGYRAGQIEKLGEMLTAVGFCDEVVHLFLARELSPVPRELEPDEYIEVRPMPVAEALQMLAAGAIPDGKTQLALLLARQRGLL is encoded by the coding sequence ATGGCCACCAACAAACGCGACATCTTCCAGGGGCGCATCGTCTCCCTGGGTATCGAAGAGCACGCCCTGCCCGACGGTCGAGTGGCCGATTTCGAGATCGTCCGCCACCCCGGCGGCGCGGCGGTGCTGCCGCTGCTGGCCGACGGACGTATCGTGCTGATCCGCCAGTACCGGCCCGCCGGAGGCGGCATGGTCTGGGAGATCCCCGCCGGGCGCCTCGAGCCGGGGGAGCCTCCCTCGGACTGTGTCGCGCGCGAGCTGCAGGAGGAGGTCGGCTACCGCGCCGGGCAGATCGAGAAGCTCGGCGAGATGCTGACCGCGGTCGGTTTCTGCGACGAGGTGGTGCACCTGTTCCTCGCCCGCGAGCTGAGCCCCGTCCCCCGGGAACTGGAGCCCGACGAGTATATCGAGGTGCGCCCGATGCCGGTTGCCGAGGCGTTGCAGATGCTGGCCGCCGGCGCCATCCCCGATGGCAAGACCCAGCTGGCGCTGCTGCTGGCCCGTCAGCGGGGGCTTCTTTAA